The [Clostridium] celerecrescens 18A genomic sequence GCAGCAAAATAAATCCCACCCTTTCTAAACGTATCTGGTGATATAATAAAATATACAGGGCCGCATCCACTGCGGTCCTGTATATTTTATACCATAAGCATACGATGCTCAAAGCGCAATATTGGAGCAGGTTTCAAAAGAATCCCACTCCAGCGATTGATTAGCTTTCCTGACGTCCATTCAGACGATCGTTGCCTCAAACGGCGATACCGGCAGTCCAGGAACTGCATACAGATCCGCATTTTCCGGATTGTTTGACCATGCATACCGAACTCCGGTGACTGTCTTTCCTTTCTGGACATTCAAAATAACCGTCCCCCCCTGGGTCCTGATATCTATACAATCTGAGATCCATTCTCCTGATATGCAGACTTCAAACCCGCCCGTTTTACCTTCTGATACTGCGTATCCCCTCTCCCCATGATCAAAGTGAAGTATGATCTCCTCACCCTTCCTTTCAGCATGGGAGAATACAGGGGACAGCCACTCTCCCGGCTCATGATATGCAATCTCATACGCCGCCATGGCCATTCTCTCTCCTACTGTTTTTTTATCTGTTGGATGCAGGTCATTGTATTCGCCGCAATCGATGGTAACCACCATAGCGCTGTTTGGAAGCTTTGCAAGGCTCTGCTGCATATCTCGAAAACGTACCCAGTTCCCTGCATCTTCAAGGTCATAATTCGGTAACTGCACGTAAATAACAGGAAACTTTCCCATATGCCACTTTCGTCTGTAATCCTCAATCATACGACCAAAATACTGAGGATAGGAACGATCGTCGTCTGCATTGCTCTCTCCCTGATACCAGCACATACCGCAGATAGGAAAATCATGAAGAGGCGCTATCATAGCCTGGTACATGCCCATGGGTTTTCTTTCAAAAAAGGTCGGTGGAATAAGAGCTTTCGCATATGCGCCTCTCTTATACTTCCAGCCTTCAGAAATTGACAACGTTTCTCCTGTTTCAAAAATTATCTGATGAGACTTCCCTTTGGTAAACTCCATCCGCCCGGACACTGCGATCACACGTATGGTAATCTCATGTTCCCCTTCGGCAAGTCCCTTTAAGTGATATTCCCTGGGCGGATACCGATATGTGGTATTTCCGATGCACTGCCCGTCAACGTAAGTGTAGTCCGCATCTTTGATGGTTCCAAGGGAGAGGCGACACGGCTTGCATGAATGTTCAGGCGGGATCGTCACAGTCTTTTTAAACCAGACAGAGCCTGGTTTTTCAAAATCTTCATTTGCATAGAAATCGTCGGAAAGGCAGACCGATT encodes the following:
- a CDS encoding sialate O-acetylesterase — encoded protein: MSGFRVTPYISDHAVLQRNEFIPVRGTADAGARVEAIFSKEDGGTEFIEETLTDEDGNWRLLLMPMQAGGPYSVSVTCAGERKEFSDIYIGDVWLMSGQSNMQLPMHRVRYRFPTEYHEDGDPLIRQFTVPIKWGFKAPAGELSGGKWESYSLECASYFSAAGYFFGAKLRERYPVPIGLILTAVGGTPIEAWMSRKALAVFSGKAKAAEECKSDEYVRNIQKEDEERASSWYKKIDEADAGISEDWLNAGFRDTWKSVCLSDDFYANEDFEKPGSVWFKKTVTIPPEHSCKPCRLSLGTIKDADYTYVDGQCIGNTTYRYPPREYHLKGLAEGEHEITIRVIAVSGRMEFTKGKSHQIIFETGETLSISEGWKYKRGAYAKALIPPTFFERKPMGMYQAMIAPLHDFPICGMCWYQGESNADDDRSYPQYFGRMIEDYRRKWHMGKFPVIYVQLPNYDLEDAGNWVRFRDMQQSLAKLPNSAMVVTIDCGEYNDLHPTDKKTVGERMAMAAYEIAYHEPGEWLSPVFSHAERKGEEIILHFDHGERGYAVSEGKTGGFEVCISGEWISDCIDIRTQGGTVILNVQKGKTVTGVRYAWSNNPENADLYAVPGLPVSPFEATIV